Within the Eleginops maclovinus isolate JMC-PN-2008 ecotype Puerto Natales chromosome 13, JC_Emac_rtc_rv5, whole genome shotgun sequence genome, the region TTGCCAAAACTAATATGAGGCTTCAGCAGTCAGAGAACACCTTTGTCAGGGCAGTCGTGTGTAGTTTTATGGTCAGGGTTTTGTAGCCCTGACTGTCGGGACGTATCAATCACACCTCAGCATCCAAAACGCGGTAAAACCGAATGTTGTACTAATAAAGAATGATTTGAAAAATACCCATCCATATAGAAATTTAGCTTGAACCATAATCTAGATTaatatttttcacaaaacaaagtGTGGACTTGTGTTTCTGACTTTGTAGCTCTTTAAGTGTCTCACATCGTGGCCAGGACAAAACGGGGGTCTGATCCGAGCAACCCTTAACTTTCTCTCAATATACGTACAGGTATGCAAGTGTTTTAATAAGATGAACAAATCGGAACccatcctcacacacatttcagtaATTGATACAGGGGCAAACaattggaaacaaaacaaagtgcaaTATTCTAGGGAGCAAAAATGTTTGCTTCTATTATAAGTAAAATTttcacacaacaaaacatttaaataaaacctgtATTTTGTTTCTACTTTTGGGGATAAAACATACACCCTTGGAGGGAATAACACCCTTGAtgtcataaaaaataattacataacCATGTACCTCCACTGCAAGTCCACCTTGCCTGAAACTCCACTCTGGTCGCAGTGTAGCAAATAGTGCAAATTAGTTAAGATTGAAGTCCATAGGACCACGATTCATCACTGTATTTAGCCAAGCATGTGATATTCACTGCTTGTTTCCTCTTTGTATTGGTAATTGACAAACTGTTAATGTAGCTCAGAAAGAAACACTGTACCTTGTAATTATTGCATGTGACACATTTTACAATCATTTGCATATGTTTTATATGGACCTGTGATGACCTCATGTTTCCCGTCTGACCTTTTTCTTCTGGGAGCCCTTCGGAGGCTCCGCAGTCTGCTCAGACTTCTCTGCAAGtagattaaaaacagaaacattagcACGTCTTTTTTTAGAAccatattattattgttttatttcatcccTGTGAGTGACTATAAAGCTGTGCACACTTACTCTGGGAGGAGGATATGCTTGGGTTCTGCTTCTTTGAGGTCAGCACAGGAGGCTCTTGGGGTTTGGGTGCTGTATTGACCAAAGGAACTGTGCTCACCATCTAcattcaaagaaatgtaatgcaattaGACAAACTGGAAAGCTGCCGTTTGTACAAGATATTAATCTGACagctttgtgtattttttttacttgccTGAGCCTCAGATGCAGCCTCCTCATctgatttcttcttctttttcctgttCTTCTTGGATTTGGCGGCTCCACCGGCCACATCATCAATGTCCTTCTCATCCTCTGATACCttccaaaacaaatacagacatTTACTGGACAATTACGAACACATGTTATGTTAACAGTCTTGAGTAGAAGAGACATACAAGCATTAAAAAAGCCTCCTCAAAATGTTCTTAAGACAAAGCGATACAtgaatctttaaaatgtctaattATCCATGCGTGTGATTTGGCTGAGTGTCAGTGAAACCTTGTTGGGTGCAGCCAGTTCCTTCAGTGGAGGAGCTGGTGTCGCTACCACAGTTGGCGCCTCAAAGTTTCCCCAGTGCTCTACCGGGGCATTCCAGTCGGAGCTGGGGTCTGCAGCTGCTATCCCatctaaaaaacaacacaggatgtcagttaaacaaaacaataccaTTTCATAAGTATGTTAGTTTTGAGTAATGGACATTTTCcccatttattacattttgaaagtttgGACTACACACCATCTCTAAATACTTTTggaacttttactttttattatctgCTATATTAGAAGTATGTCCTGCATGAAACGGGATGCTGAAATACTCACTGAATCCAGACCATTCATCATCAACACCAGGGCATCTCGCCCACTGCAGCTCCATTGAGTTTGATATTGAGTCTAAAAATTAGAAGGTGATTAAGCCAGAGATGGAAGTactaaaaagaaaagcatacCAAATGAGTTATTGCTCAAATTAAAACAGTAACAATACCAACCTGTGGTGTTTAGTCCCAACATGGAGAAGTTCACAGTGTTTGGCTCAGTCTTTATACGGCCATCAATGCTACTCCATGCTGCAGGGGAGAACACACCAAGACATTATAATTGAATGGTTGGAATGCTGTTCTGGCAAACAGCAGTTGAGATCAGATTTGGCATCGTCCGACAACTCAttcaaaaaataagaaaataaatattgatttaagaataatatatttttcctaCTGTTTTCTATAATAATGGTAGATGTAGAGAAACATTATACTGTCGTTGAGAATAGCCCAACCCCTctacaatataataatatgttttagcAATGATGGTACAAATCCTTAATGTCACGTCTATGCCCCTTCTGTCCAGCAGAGGGCACAGTCGGACATAGTCTTCAATGATGACTGGAGCACTGTAAATTCTgcatcaatgtttatttttgtagtgAAAAGGCCTAACCAGGTCGAGGATGTACCTTGTGTCTCCTGTCCCCAGGATTGAGGCTTAGGTGGGGCCCTGTATTGTGTGGCCTGTGCTGGCGGCACTCCACTTAGGTCCATCCACAGCACTCATCTGACGTGGGATCTTAACAGACATGTCAGTCCAACCTCCTCCATTGACTGAAGGCTCCTCTCTGCGGCTGGACGTCACTGAGGACATGGACACAGACTCAGAGACATTCTAAATTCTAACGGCAGTTTCTGTAATTTAGAGCTGAGATTACTGAGTTACCAAACCCAGGAAATCATATTCATGTATATCTCAGCTCATGTAATAAAATCAAATTTTCAAAAAGGAATCAGTTTCATTTTTTACAATCTCAGTTACTTAAGAATAATAGTTTATCTTTGTCTTTACCAGCTCCAGTAGCTGTCTCCCCCTTTCCAGTGGCTTTTGAATGCAGGGAGTCTGTTTGAGAGAAATATGCGTCAGTAATATGCAATATTAATAGATATGAGGGGAATGTTTTAAAACGGTTAAATTCAGGAATATAAACTACATTCCACTTAGACACTCTTACGTTTTTTAGAATATTTCCTGCAGcttttaaagtaacatttataGAATAACTGTGAATTTATATTAAAGAATCTAAGGAATAATTCAATCAATTACAAACATTGTATAAACATCCAATCACTATTTTCGCCACAATAATCACTGTGAAGGATAGGTACATatatcactccagttctgaaatctttacactggcttcctgtctgtcaaagaattgatttcaaagttctgctgctggtttataaagcatcgAATGGTctaggcccaaaatacatttgtgatctcctgctacattatgaaccatccagaactctcaggtgttctggaacgggtcaactttctgtccccagacttagaaataaacaaggagaagcagcgttcagttattatgctccaaatatctggaacaaactcccagaacccttcAGATctgctgcaactcttactacttttaaatccaggctgaaaacatttatttttgccgctgcttttaatcgaactgttcttatctaacattgcaaGTTAATTTTTATTCTGCATTGtagcttttatttatgtattctatagctgttgtgtttattttattatctttgctcttaaattactgtttttaaatgcctttttatattgtgtttatgctgcactacttcttaatgctcttaatgtctttcatttttgtaaagcacttgtcttgaaaggtgctatataaatagcCCCTCCTGGAAATTACACCTGGCAATGCCTGTTTAACATTGtatcttaaataaatgttggtcAAACTGCTATGTACCGTGgtttgctctgtttttcttGGTGTGGGTAGATACTGTAGCCACAATTGCCTCTGCGTTGCTCTTGGGAGCCTCCACCCCTCCTGGGCTACTAGAGTCCCCAGAGCCCATGTCTTTCCTGCGCTGCTGTTTCTTCTCACGGTAACTGACTTTGGTCTCCCATGCACCTGGTTggatacaaataaacaaaattaaagcGGTTAGGCGACTTACCGTCTGCAAAGCAATGTATTTTAGATGTTGACTGGGTATGAATTTTGGTGGGTTATTTAACCAAGACACCGGCTCCAACAGATAAACTGAATCGTAAATGTAGGCAAATCAAAAAACTGCAGAAGTCAGAATAATGAGAACGACAGGCATTTACTGGGTAAAACAAACAAGTcttatgaaaaaagaaaataaattagtcTTACCATCATCAGGTTCCTTAACATCAGTTGTAGACACATGCTGTACTGGTTGCACATTTGTCTTggttttcttcttgttctttttcaCCTGCACCGGGGCTTGTACCTCATGCACCTGTTGATGGAAAAAAGAATATAGAGATTGAATTAAAGTATGCGATccaacagaaaaatacaaatgtcaaTTATGTAGACCGGTTTTTAATTAGGCCATGCCACACTCGTAGATGTCATTCAAACAACAAAACTGTCTCATAAAACTGGCTGTCCTGCCCATCATCGGTTTCTTCTCAAACATACCTTCTCGGTTCTGATACGAGGGGCTTGCTTGGAAACAACCTCGATCACTTTAGCTTCCTGTTGTGCTACAGCCACTGGTTGTCCGTTGGATTGAGTGTTCTGGGGTAATAACAAAgacatcaaattaaaatgttgatgatCCATTCAGCAAACACAATCTGAAGTATGTTCACCCATCTTTAATTTGCAGAAGAAACtaactttttaaaattttgAAGTACACTTCataaacatacaataaaacaattgcCCATCAACGTTTTGGAAGGAGGAATCCACTAAGACTTCTTAAACTACACAGGATGCATTTACGgtgtttcacttttaaatgacGTGTTACACCTGACCACAACACTTAAGGCTGTAGAATAGCTACCTACGTTCGCAGCTTTAGGAGCAGCAATGTGTAAACCATACCATGTTCACGTTATAAGTCACTATTTTAATGAGACGTGTGAACGCAAGCAGTGTGCTTATAATGggcagtgtgttttatattataattgATGGCCTACGATAACATTTTAACCAGTTAGCACGAACCGTTAGTTAGCTACAGTGGCTTATCAGTTCGCTATAACcagctagctagttagcatcaTATTCTAAAAGAGATACCATGATTCATTGTATATTTAGCTAactggtttatttttgtattttgagagaAGGACACATGGCGTTCATAGATATCTTGTTGTTGTGTAAACAAAGCTAACGTTGGCTTTAGCTTGTCAGTGATGTATGACAAATCAAAGCTGGCTACCTTAACGTTCATTCAACTTCACTGATAAATGATGAGTAAACATGTAACAAATAGGTTACGCTAACTGGGTGAACACTTGGTTTAGCGTTAATTATGTTAAGAGATATTAATGAATAGACGCACTTGTTCTGATAAACCATGATTCAGCAGCTCCTTATCCCTGCCCACCTTTTCAAgcgttttctttttgttcttcttcttctgttcttctGGTTTGGCAGTTTTAGCAAAATTGGCCTTGCCTGGCTCTCCGTTGCCTTGGGGGACTGGGGATCCCCGCTTTTTCCCGACCAACAGACCGCTACAGACGGCGGCCCAGGACAGTGAGAGTGTCAGGAACAGACCCACCGCGGCCGTAGATAGGATGACCCAAGTCGGGTACACTTCAGGCTTCAGACCCAAATCTACCCCGAACTGAGCCCGGACATGTTCTTGTCCCCAAGACAGCAGCTCTTTCAAGCGGCTGGAAATCAGTTCGGCTTTTTCCAAAGCAAAACCTCGCAAGTCCACAGCCATCTTTCCAAACCACGAAACGCTAGCGTTAGCTCACTGCTGTCAGCTATCATTACCAACATCCGTATGCTAACGGAGGAGTGGCTATTGTAATCTGACTGATAGAGAAATCACTTTAAAACTACACTACGCAGTAAATGAACAGTGATTTATTGTGATCATGTGAATCTAAACAATATTAACTGGGTTAATTGAGGCCTTCTACCagaataaaatattgtaatCAAACCATGTTTacaaccagtggtgtaaagcaACTAcgtagatttactcaagtgctgtacttTGGTAGTTTTGAgggacttttactttagtatttcaatgtttgatAGTTTGCACCTGTACCCCACTACCATTAGGGGGTAAAGCGTGTACTGTTACTCCACTaaatttatttaatacatttgagttaatttgcagatttggattaacattttgttacattttaatgcgaatacttttttccttttacttttgatttcaggacttttactcaagtacaagatctgagtacttcttccacttctgATTAACACTGAATAATTGTGATCATTTGAATCCAAACCATATTGACCAGAGTAATTGAGACATTGGACCAGAACCAAATCATGTAATCAAATTCTGTTTACAACTAATCACCCACATTTGAAACAAAGGGTGTTGAATAAATGTGCCTCTCTGATAGCTTTCTCACACAGATCATTcatcacaaatacattttgataacaaaaacattacttcacttttacaaaaaacatttttattgtaaaaataacaacatgttttagCAATCCACCATAAAAGGCCAGATGCCAGAACTGCAGTCTTCATAAAACATATAGTAACAATTAACCAACTTCACATTTCCAATGAGTAACAGAATAATCATTCCTATCACcaaacacattcatgttttGCTGTGGAGTTTACTGCCTTTGGATATAAATAGCAAGCTTTCTATTTCTAAAGATAAAAACCTTTCTTTAACGCTGGCTTGTAATTTTGGAGTGATGTTACAACCTTagattttaatgttattttcataatttcttaTCCCCGGTGTTTGTCTATGTGAAGAACTTTGGGCACCGGGTTTGTATGATActatagtatataaataaataacgttGAGTAACCAAACTGTAGGAAAAAATGTGTGAGTGCAGCTTTAACCTTTCAACCATTTATTTGTCCTTTGTAATTCCTTGATAATATTATAACAACACTTTAGGCCAGTTTTAGACAATAAGttctttaacaaaataaataaaaaggtgaaatgtaacaaaaaatgtaacagaATCTTATTTCCTTTTCAGAAGTCTGCGTCCAGAGTGAATTCACAGCCCGTCATGCTTGACATAACTCCAAATCTCTGATACTCCCCTACTCGTTTCTCAAAGAAGTTGGTTTTTCCCTCCAGTGAAATAGACTCCATGAAGTCAAAAGGATTTTCAGCTTGGTATACCTTAGATTAAGGAGAGAAAAGGTCACTCACATGTTTCACTATTTCAAACTcatcttgatttattttatcatgttaggttcaaaggttttatttgacTTCAATCATTTTCATTCCAGGGATCCTATGTTTTAACACAGCTAACAAAAGTATAGAGCGGTTCAATGAGTAATAACCATTTGGCCTTCAGtatgtatattatataaaagtatgtatgtatattatataaaagTTACCTTGGTCAGTCCGAGATCAACTAGAAGCCGGTCGGCCACAAACTCGATGTACTGCCTCATCAGACAACAGTTGATTCCAATGAGGTCCACTGGTAAGGCCTCTGTCAGAAACTCctgcaacataaaatatgttaaagaaAAGTCTAGATTAAATAAGATTTAGATTCtatatcattttaatcaaattataTCTTGTGTAAAGCAATGGTAATCAATGTAAACAATGCAATCAGTAACAAACAAGCAGAGATGAACTGTATGTTAACACA harbors:
- the mtdha gene encoding LOW QUALITY PROTEIN: metadherin a (The sequence of the model RefSeq protein was modified relative to this genomic sequence to represent the inferred CDS: deleted 1 base in 1 codon) produces the protein MAVDLRGFALEKAELISSRLKELLSWGQEHVRAQFGVDLGLKPEVYPTWVILSTAAVGLFLTLSLSWAAVCSGLLVGKKRGSPVPQGNGEPGKANFAKTAKPEEQKKKNKKKTLEKNTQSNGQPVAVAQQEAKVIEVVSKQAPRIRTEKVHEVQAPVQVKKNKKKTKTNVQPVQHVSTTDVKEPDDGAWETKVSYREKKQQRRKDMGSGDSSSPGGVEAPKSNAEAIVATVSTHTKKNRANHDSLHSKATGKGETATGAVTSSRREEPSVNGGGWTDMSVKIPRQMSAVDGPKWSAASTATQYRAPPKPQSWGQETQAWSSIDGRIKTEPNTVNFSMLGLNTTDSISNSMELQWARCPGVDDEWSGFNGIAAADPSSDWNAPVEHWGNFEAPTVVATPAPPLKELAAPNKVSEDEKDIDDVAGGAAKSKKNRKKKKKSDEEAASEAQMVSTVPLVNTAPKPQEPPVLTSKKQNPSISSSQKKSEQTAEPPKGSQKKKVRRET